A part of Candidatus Electrothrix aestuarii genomic DNA contains:
- a CDS encoding YkgJ family cysteine cluster protein, which yields MHDEMTSESGPETQTIPLEKGDSFQFRCHPGVSCYLNCCHKLELRLYPHDILCLKNKLGCSAGEFLERYTRLGAGAHPYFPAVKLNMLESDGAPCPFLADTGCSVYADRPSACRTYPLERGVEKQGQGTALKSHYFVVQHSYCKGHEEDHSYTIKQWKREQRLDVYNLYNDLWAEVDAFFATDPWMGEGHAGPRQQLAFMVCYNIDAFRAYCNENQLTKRLKVNRELRRRIERDDAELLKFGFDWLRQVLKN from the coding sequence ATGCATGATGAAATGACCAGTGAAAGCGGCCCGGAGACCCAGACCATACCTCTTGAAAAAGGCGATTCTTTTCAGTTTCGCTGTCATCCAGGGGTGAGCTGCTATCTCAATTGCTGTCATAAGCTAGAGTTGCGTCTCTATCCTCATGATATTCTTTGCCTGAAGAACAAGCTTGGCTGTAGCGCCGGTGAGTTTTTAGAACGCTATACCCGCCTGGGAGCTGGTGCCCATCCCTATTTTCCGGCGGTTAAGCTGAACATGTTGGAGAGCGATGGAGCTCCCTGTCCCTTTCTTGCCGACACGGGCTGCTCAGTTTACGCAGATCGTCCATCGGCCTGTCGTACCTATCCGTTGGAGCGTGGGGTTGAAAAACAGGGGCAAGGAACCGCATTGAAGAGCCATTATTTTGTGGTGCAGCATTCCTACTGTAAAGGGCATGAGGAAGACCATAGCTACACCATCAAGCAGTGGAAGCGCGAGCAGCGTCTAGATGTTTATAACCTCTATAATGATCTCTGGGCAGAGGTGGATGCTTTTTTTGCCACTGATCCCTGGATGGGGGAGGGGCATGCAGGGCCTCGGCAGCAATTGGCCTTTATGGTCTGCTATAATATTGATGCCTTCCGGGCCTACTGCAATGAGAATCAGCTGACCAAGCGCCTGAAGGTGAATCGCGAGCTGCGAAGGCGTATAGAACGGGATGATGCGGAGTTATTGAAAT